In Microbacterium galbinum, a single window of DNA contains:
- a CDS encoding TIGR03943 family putative permease subunit, whose protein sequence is MSENTTAENTTAEHTHAPSRSRLRALGTRWLGIGLATFVSIVTLGLGFTGRLTLYISPESVWFACAAAVVTLLGAIWSCTLPLGEEADHGHDHGTAHDDSDAAPTPRRALAAAGAVTGGILATGVVAAALVLPPASLSVELAMSRVGEQTALFAGSDDVTLGIADTSTFGVGDWASVFATATNTAAYDGASVSLVGFVTPDAVKDGEVNLTRMVITHCVIDAQPATLPVDVDASAYDTGQWVEVTGTVKTDADGKLSIVPTEVVAIDEPGDPYEY, encoded by the coding sequence TTGTCTGAGAACACGACCGCTGAGAACACGACCGCTGAGCACACGCACGCCCCCTCGCGCTCTCGTCTGCGCGCCCTCGGCACGCGGTGGCTGGGCATCGGGCTCGCGACCTTCGTGTCGATCGTCACGCTCGGCCTCGGTTTCACGGGCCGCCTCACCCTCTACATCAGCCCCGAGTCGGTGTGGTTCGCGTGCGCCGCGGCGGTCGTGACCCTTCTGGGTGCGATCTGGTCGTGCACCCTGCCGCTGGGCGAAGAGGCCGATCACGGTCACGATCACGGCACCGCGCACGACGACTCGGATGCCGCTCCCACCCCGCGCCGCGCCCTCGCCGCCGCCGGAGCGGTGACCGGTGGCATCCTCGCGACGGGCGTCGTCGCGGCGGCCCTCGTGTTGCCGCCGGCGTCGCTCTCGGTCGAACTCGCGATGTCGCGCGTCGGCGAGCAGACGGCGCTCTTCGCCGGCTCCGACGACGTCACGCTCGGCATCGCCGACACCTCCACCTTCGGGGTGGGGGACTGGGCCAGCGTCTTCGCGACGGCGACGAACACGGCGGCCTACGACGGGGCATCCGTCTCGCTGGTCGGGTTCGTCACCCCCGACGCGGTGAAGGACGGCGAGGTCAACCTCACGCGCATGGTCATCACGCACTGCGTGATCGACGCGCAGCCGGCGACGCTGCCGGTCGACGTCGACGCGAGCGCGTACGACACCGGACAGTGGGTCGAGGTCACGGGAACGGTGAAGACGGATGCCGACGGCAAGCTGAGCATCGTCCCCACCGAGGTCGTCGCGATCGACGAGCCGGGAGACCCGTATGAGTACTGA